Proteins encoded by one window of Candidatus Eisenbacteria bacterium:
- a CDS encoding methylated-DNA--[protein]-cysteine S-methyltransferase — protein MEKIYYSSFNSTWLKKVFVASTERGVCMVDYLKSEKDFLKLLKKQFPGEVVKNDQKNKKGLAQLKKYLKGERRGFHCQLDLKGTMFQKKVWSALTKIPYGQTRSYKEIASFIGHPKAFRAVGNANGNNPTPLIIPCHRVIESNGGLGGFGHGVKVKRMLLDFEKAHGL, from the coding sequence AAAAAGGTTTTCGTCGCCTCGACAGAGAGGGGTGTTTGTATGGTCGACTATCTCAAGTCAGAGAAGGATTTCTTGAAGCTATTGAAAAAGCAATTTCCCGGAGAGGTCGTTAAAAATGATCAGAAGAATAAAAAGGGTCTTGCTCAATTAAAAAAATACCTGAAGGGAGAGCGCCGGGGTTTTCATTGCCAGTTGGATTTGAAAGGGACGATGTTCCAGAAAAAGGTCTGGTCAGCCCTAACCAAGATCCCTTATGGCCAGACACGATCCTATAAAGAGATTGCCAGCTTTATCGGCCATCCCAAAGCTTTCCGAGCTGTTGGAAATGCAAACGGGAATAACCCCACTCCATTAATCATTCCCTGTCACAGAGTGATTGAAAGCAACGGTGGACTGGGTGGTTTTGGCCACGGAGTTAAGGTGAAGAGAATGTTGTTGGACTTTGAAAAGGCTCATGGACTTTGA